A genome region from Musa acuminata AAA Group cultivar baxijiao unplaced genomic scaffold, Cavendish_Baxijiao_AAA HiC_scaffold_1142, whole genome shotgun sequence includes the following:
- the LOC135671587 gene encoding uncharacterized protein LOC135671587, which yields MGDPGAASRRKNRLPKGGSESSDLHAAARNGDLTTVESICNANPLAVNTRDRHSRTPYPFSLVLLSSIFAFVVVIMWWALRLVQNLSSEQLIAPPRTEVARFLCKNNADIGAAAAMGDTAAIHFAAQKGHLEIIRILLSSDVSVKAC from the exons ATGGGAGACCCCGGAGCGGCATCGAGGAGGAAGAACCGATTACCGAAGGGGGGCAGCGAATCTTCCGATCTCCACGCCGCCGCGAGGAACGGGGACCTCACCACGGTCGAGTCCATCTGCAACGCTAATCCCCTCGCCGTCAATACTCGAGATCGCCATTCCCGGACACCGTATCCTTTCTCCCTTGTTCTCCTTTCCTCAATCTTCGCTTTTGTTGTCGTTATCATGTGGTGGGCTCTTCGCTTGGTTCAGAATCTGTCGAGCGAGCAGCTTATTGCGCCGCCGAGA ACAGAGGTAGCAAGATTTCTCTGCAAGAATAACGCCGACATTGGAGCTGCTGCTGCTATGGGTGATACAGCCGCGATCCATTTTGCTGCTCAGAAAGGTCATCTAGAGATAATTAGGATCCTATTATCCTCTGATGTCTCTGTCAAGGCCTGCTAA